The following DNA comes from Pseudomonas marginalis.
GTTTGCAGCGACTGCAGGATCAGCAGGTGAGGGAACGGCTTCACCGCTTCCGCCAAAGGCGTGGCATTCGGCGCCAGGGCGCTGGTGGGCAAGATGTTCGCCAGATTAGGGCTGACCTTACCGGCCATCTGGTTGATTGCCGTGCTGGCCCTGGCGGCCTGCTCCTTCAGGGTACCCAGGCGTTCATCAATCGCCGACATCGCGCGCGTTGCTTTGCTGTAGGTCGACAACACGTCACCGACCTTGGACTGCGCCGCACCGATCCCACGCATCACCCGCTGCAGCTTTTCGCCAACACCAGGCGGCACGCCGGGAATACTCGACAGTTCATCAGCCGCCCCGGTGATCTCGCCAATGGCACCGTTCACCGGGCCGATCATACCGTCAATGCTATGCCGACCCGCCTCCCCGGCCTGGACCAGGGATTTGAAGCCTGATTGCAGCTGCTCCATATAAGCCATGACAACTCCTTAAATGTGAGGGGCATCGAATAGATTGCGCCGCGCCTGCTCTCGGCTGAACTCTTCGAACAGCTGACGCATGTGCGGCATCATTTCCTGCGCCAGTTGCCGTGGATCCTTGACGTCGCCCTGCACCGTAACTGGCATGGTCGGGGCAAACGTCCAGGCCTGTTCGACACGCGCCGGCTCCGGTTTCGCGGCGGCACCGGCAC
Coding sequences within:
- a CDS encoding phage tail protein — its product is MAYMEQLQSGFKSLVQAGEAGRHSIDGMIGPVNGAIGEITGAADELSSIPGVPPGVGEKLQRVMRGIGAAQSKVGDVLSTYSKATRAMSAIDERLGTLKEQAARASTAINQMAGKVSPNLANILPTSALAPNATPLAEAVKPFPHLLILQSLQTNAQPFYFNLDTAAFNELRRQTEFRWASQERLTRRPAQQAVGMGEEKLTLKGVIFPTFKGGLKQLDTLRTIGAQLLPLNLTTGYGVVLGTWCLRSLEEEQSALLAGGIPRKQTFTLEFSRYGDDIQDV